A genomic stretch from Anoplopoma fimbria isolate UVic2021 breed Golden Eagle Sablefish chromosome 8, Afim_UVic_2022, whole genome shotgun sequence includes:
- the LOC129094301 gene encoding chymotrypsin-like elastase family member 3B, with amino-acid sequence MMKTLGLLLLLQVAYVFGCAAPAVTPLTNRVVNGEDARPHSWPWQISLQVKHGSRFHHTCGGTLVGPRWVLTAGHCIGPGDVYRVVLGEHDMSQQEGTEQIRDILRIIVHPKWDIDFVADGNDLALLKLDKSPIMTDSIGIACLPESGEILPHGASCYITGWGNLYTHGPMPDKLQQAFLPVVEHAVCSRSDFWGINVKSTMVCAGGDAVSGCNGDSGGPLNCVGPDGRWYVHGVTSFVSSRVCNEVKKPTVFTRTSAFSDWLSDVMLAY; translated from the exons ATGATGAAGACTCTgggtctcctgctgctgcttcaggtGGCATACG TCTTTGGATGTGCTGCCCCTGCTGTGACGCCTCTGACCAACAGGGTGGTGAATGGAGAAGATGCTCGCCCCCATAGCTGGCCATGGCAG atCTCCCTGCAGGTGAAGCACGGCAGCCGCTTCCATCACACTTGCGGGGGGACTCTGGTTGGACCTCGCTGGGTGCTGACGGCTGGACACTGCATCGG GCCCGGAGACGTGTACCGTGTGGTCCTGGGAGAACACGACATGAGCCAGCAGGAGGGAACTGAGCAGATCAGAGATATTCTACGTATCATCGTCCATCCCAAGTGGGACATTGACTTTGTGGCTGATGG AAACGATCTTGCCCTGCTGAAGCTGGATAAGAGCCCCATCATGACTGACAGCATCGGCATTGCTTGTCTCCCGGAGTCCGGAGAGATCCTCCCTCATGGAGCATCGTGTTACATCACCGGCTGGGGAAACCTTTACA CCCACGGCCCGATGCCCGATAAGCTGCAGCAGGCCTTTCTGCCGGTGGTGGAGCACGCCGTGTGCAGCCGCAGCGACTTTTGGGGCATCAACGTGAAGAGCACCATGGTCTGTGCCGGAGGAGACGCCGTGTCCGGATGCAAC GGAGACTCCGGCGGTCCTCTGAACTGCGTCGGTCCGGACGGGCGGTGGTACGTTCACGGCGTCACCAGCTTCGTCTCCTCTCGAGTCTGCAACGAGGTGAAGAAACCCACCGTCTTCACCAGAACCTCCGCCTTCAGCGATTGGCTCAGCGAC GTCATGCTGGCATACTGA